In the Rhododendron vialii isolate Sample 1 chromosome 2a, ASM3025357v1 genome, TGGTATGTATTTCATAAAGTGGATGTCAGCATCTATTGAAATGGATGTCAGCATCTATTGAAATGGATTCTGTGGAGCTAGAGCATATTCTTGCCTCCAATTTCAGGCTGGAGAAAACgaatgcaattttgttcacccggGTGAACATCATTCTCCTTCTTATGGGTTGAAATGATGTAGGCTctgcaatacattttttggtaagcatgacatcattttgtggtggGATTCACACAATTTCAACGAATAAAGAAGAGGGTAATTTTCACCCTCTCAAGggaagggtgaacaaaacttaACTCGGAGAAAACATTAGGTATGCCAATTTTTACACTCTTAAgtggaaggtgaacaaaactcaactcttaAGCGGAaagtgaacaaaactcaactcggaGAAAACATTAGGTATGTGTCCAAACCAGTTGGAACAGAAGCAATCCTTGGGGTCCCACAAACATCAAAACCTCATCTCAAACTGGCCAATGAACATCCATTTCCACTTGCATCCCAACACTATCCACTCACACCAAAGCTGTTTTCTGCACCCAAGATTTGAGCTTCAAAAATgtcgaattcattttttgaaactgaaaagaagaaaacaccCATATAGGCTATAGCTATATATGCAGTAATGGCCCAGACATTAACCCAATTACCTGCTCCCAATGTACCACCCATCTCAACAACATCCAGGAAGAAGACCCATCTTTCATCCTTAGGGTTTCAGAGAGTTTGGGCTTGTCATCATCAATGTCCTGATCAAGCCATAGACCATAGAATTGTCGACCGCAGGTTTGTATATGCGTACGTGCACTTTCTTTTCAGttccttttttgtgtgtgtgtggtaaaAGTGCATTGCATTTTGACATTAATCGCACACATACACGGGTGCAGCGAATTCACAATATGTGGGAGCATTGCTGTTTTGGCTGAAAACTTGACCGAACCCGATGCATGTGGTTAGCCATGATGGCTGCTCTTCAACCTCAGAAGGCTAAAAAATGGCCAACCATGTGGTCGGTTTGGGCCTAGTTTTCCGCTTCTCTAAAAATCCTGTCGCGTGTCTCAGCTCATCTCCTGAATGTGTTATATTTTTTCAACTAAAGAACAATCACTTTAAAAGATCGTGCGATCAGGAGAGCATTTCGAACAGTTCTCAGGACAAGGCAATTCCATCCGAAATCAAGATACATCATTCAAGAGCATATATCTTTCTTTAGTTTGGATTTGCAAGTAAATGTCACATATAATTGAACGAAATTGCGGGATCGATAAAACATAATAATGACGAAATTGTGTATATAACTATGCATATATATTGTGGGATTGATGATACAGGACTATTGCCTTGGGCTTGGCTGGTGCAGTGCTCGGCTTGACGATTAACAACAAGAACGCAAACGCTGCCGCCAGAAGGCCTCCTCCGCCTCCTCCGACGGAGAAAAAGGACCCGAATGTGAGCGGAGTTCAGGCCAAAGTCTTGGCTAGCAAGAAGAGGAAGGAAGCCATGAAGGACGCCACGGCGAAgctaagagagagaggaaagccCGTTGGTGGTGGCCCTTCTGAATAGTTTTTGCAAATTATACTAAGTACTATCTCGTTCCAATGGAGAGAGGATTAGTTCTCTGGTGGTGAAAATATGCTGTGGACAACGTTTCTTGTTCATTTGGACAAGTGATTTTTTCCTGTGAAAGTAGTGGATATTTGTTAGGCCTCATTTGGTCTTTTTATTTTAGGTTTTTATGATCGTTTATATGACTGTTTTTACTGGTTTTATTCTTGATTATCAAGACGAACAACAAAATCTGACACTAGAGGTTATGGCTGATGAATGAAGCAAGATACTTGAATTCAAACTCGGTTTCTAGTCcatcaaaattatttgtttgaacGACTCGTTACATAAAAAAATCGAGTTTGGACCTCGGGTGAAACTCTTTGAGATTTTAAACCAAATTTGAGCAAGTTATGACTCATATCAGAAACATCCTCCTCCTATTGAGTTGTCAATAAGTTAAGAAAAAGACAAGAACAATACGCTCCAATACACTTTTTACACTTTTCAATACACTTTCACACACTTTTATAATATATTTCACACATTTCAACACACTTTTTGACCTTATAACATCCCAGTGGGAGGTTTGAAGCATTTTCCAATAGTAATAGTCATAGGAGACAATCTCAAGATTCTGAATGGCGCAGGGTAGCCtaaactttttcttcttaattttaaGAGTAAAAAAGAGACATGTAGTTGGAAGAGCATCTCTAacccttaaatttttttctcaagagTATAACTCCCTCAAACTCACTCCACTCTTTTTACTCAAATGAAGAGAGGGAAATtgaggaaagaaaaggaaaggaaaataataaagaaGAAAGTATTTCTCTTCACCTTGTCACTTTGACTTGCATACTGAAAACCATTAAATAGTACTCCGTCCGAATCTaattcaagaaaaattaaaaaaaaaaaaaacaatttattagaTATCAACGAGTGCTTCCAAGGGCAAGTCCAGATCCTCTGTCCAACTCCCCCAGATCCGCCTGTCAAATTCCTCTCGGCCGTTtatctcgcaaatcaacggttgagatggGCCAAGTAATTGTACAATAATTCTAGTACCACATATacttacacacccaaatacccatttaccactcatgtgagtgtggaCGTGTAT is a window encoding:
- the LOC131316891 gene encoding uncharacterized protein LOC131316891; its protein translation is MAQTLTQLPAPNVPPISTTSRKKTHLSSLGFQRVWACHHQCPDQAIDHRIVDRRTIALGLAGAVLGLTINNKNANAAARRPPPPPPTEKKDPNVSGVQAKVLASKKRKEAMKDATAKLRERGKPVGGGPSE